From one Deinococcus cellulosilyticus NBRC 106333 = KACC 11606 genomic stretch:
- a CDS encoding GPW/gp25 family protein — translation MITTIQQGDNPVTLALRHYQNPERWTDIVEANGLRLPFIVSNPQEYPDRKVLGYGDAILIPEDPPTQPLTPLSAEVATYGQDWFWDEDTFQIIRPGMPVTLDRGINNLRKALLRRLITYPGELPADPNYGCRIADHLGESATVWRAELAALDVVETLYQDPRVKTAFAMATYLPEGELFAAALVEPIPPAESFALNLRVGGQGVRF, via the coding sequence ATGATTACCACCATCCAGCAGGGAGATAACCCTGTCACCCTGGCCCTCAGGCACTACCAGAACCCGGAGCGCTGGACCGACATTGTGGAAGCCAACGGGTTGCGCTTGCCGTTTATTGTCAGCAACCCCCAGGAGTACCCAGACCGCAAGGTGCTTGGGTACGGTGACGCCATTTTGATCCCCGAGGATCCCCCCACCCAGCCCCTCACCCCCCTCTCTGCTGAGGTTGCCACTTACGGCCAGGACTGGTTTTGGGATGAGGACACCTTTCAAATCATTCGCCCAGGCATGCCTGTGACCCTGGACCGGGGCATCAACAACTTGCGCAAGGCCTTGCTCAGGCGCCTCATCACCTACCCGGGAGAGCTGCCAGCGGACCCAAATTACGGCTGCAGGATCGCAGATCACCTTGGGGAGTCGGCCACCGTTTGGAGGGCAGAGCTGGCCGCTTTGGATGTGGTGGAAACCCTGTACCAGGACCCCCGGGTGAAGACCGCTTTTGCAATGGCAACCTACCTGCCTGAAGGGGAATTGTTTGCCGCCGCCCTGGTGGAGCCCATTCCACCCGCTGAGTCATTTGCGCTGAATTTGCGCGTAGGAGGTCAAGGTGTCCGTTTTTAA
- a CDS encoding SMI1/KNR4 family protein, protein MTNSTLNLWEQLMEWLQNQYPEALPTLMPLACPLDWEDLQKRTGLAVPEDFTSIYHTHNGQVPYTIEGIFLGLSWMGFEEIKEAWLMFEDIKRQLPEEPTFEWQRAFPAGYAKPIPISPLRLPFATDWCGNYLGFDFDPDKQGTPGQVISFGSDEDHVHVLASSFEGFLGWLLSKYQQGEWGFEGVDVDGEESKSLKARVDGELAPNLFMALDQWQKG, encoded by the coding sequence ATGACCAATTCCACCTTAAATTTATGGGAACAGCTGATGGAGTGGCTGCAAAACCAATACCCAGAAGCACTCCCAACCTTGATGCCGCTGGCCTGTCCACTGGATTGGGAGGACCTGCAGAAACGCACGGGATTGGCGGTGCCAGAAGATTTCACCAGCATCTACCACACACACAATGGTCAGGTTCCTTATACCATCGAAGGCATTTTTCTGGGCCTCTCTTGGATGGGATTCGAGGAGATCAAAGAGGCCTGGCTGATGTTTGAGGACATCAAAAGGCAATTGCCGGAAGAACCCACCTTTGAGTGGCAGCGGGCTTTTCCGGCGGGGTACGCCAAGCCCATCCCCATCAGTCCGTTGCGTCTCCCTTTTGCCACAGATTGGTGTGGGAATTACCTGGGCTTTGATTTTGATCCCGACAAGCAGGGCACACCAGGACAGGTGATCAGTTTTGGGTCAGATGAAGACCATGTGCATGTGCTTGCCTCCTCATTTGAAGGCTTTTTAGGCTGGTTGCTTAGCAAGTACCAGCAGGGGGAGTGGGGATTTGAAGGGGTGGACGTGGATGGAGAAGAGTCCAAATCCTTGAAAGCCAGGGTCGATGGTGAATTGGCCCCCAACCTTTTCATGGCGCTCGATCAATGGCAAAAGGGTTAG
- a CDS encoding peptidoglycan DD-metalloendopeptidase family protein — protein sequence MSNAKVTIDVGVNAHADGLEDIKRQAGEVDSAQKRMAESGGEAAKVMDEAFKHAADTLREVKNMLPDIIKGFQDIAAVQGAAGTGLGDVVKEIKALQAGQNHTILPEILKQLQDLKNHPGPAGSPSRTNPLKDNSPDGLLQRVQGNLITTDAYLNAASRPSDFVSIQRRLGIAQSLLGQAAQGGADQQRVQELTNRINELTKALQDAKEAYRNTNPNPGPGPAGGGGPGAPGGPPPADAGSEGGGAANMALQALSMFRTGGLMGSVLGRLGIPGLVIGGTMGAVNYLDRSITRSNDVARRTVQADADLARQYGYEKEPLTLFRGKDLLTLPELAKLGYTAADAGQVAATYNLPGGMRGDVTNLLKFSRVTGMDEGVTAQAGRTLSLTGALGRGDNLKGLETLKMAISEGIKVGVAGSDTIRQLVNYAEANYKNGITSNQQSLQYMAGLQQALAGTGNRALQGEAGAKAMDSLMGGITGKDNYAQQAYLFQSTGGFSAKELGLTGDEAKGYESLQKSSPFMAFQQALNLIRAGRGSGASKTKLAQAMYDASGGNAAILSGMLSDWGLEGDQQLQFLGQKGSFVGTFKEAQKQTGNFSKAGPMEDPQGRNYLDYSTRYKDASVKETEWLNSATSLKLTGTLENQLAKFRSDLAKLAAGVLDTNSILQEGKLNGNPGGNSQQWMVKSTAQVPQDRTLWALGMVESTGGRNPNMDKGSARGVYQLQAQNLIGWDPKNPNPAGDYDKKYLGYEIKGADGKPLTNLQEARQWITDHPEEAEKIARGFINDYTKQVRAKYEKQGTKFGSEAERDIMVAAAVGALWHNGGNWNGMMKDGKLLLPKQFSQKPHADGISDYHYGLKIFNALVGQATQFDAQPASRTVPQPGKETPDHDLSQLNPTALKSSTNITTALTTLGATKINLEVGTPYSQQIRKQYPGLPATHQGVDFRIGNKSTKDPIKNPFIGAQVLRALPGTKDNNQNDGYGNMLELKLKNGMVARLAHLDAIKVKAGQVLKEGDLLGIEGNSGAADGIHLHMELLKEGKAITDETAWWSAFLEATTNLKAPKPAPPKTTPKKNTQKPVYGPPQKQTTPKKTTPLLPPVIPKPSEVFTPKPASPKTTPKPSKTPQPKPSKTPPVTPTVKPTGAPIPGGTPLLTPLLPKPGDLLLPPGLSGTQSNRPQEQRILVQVIGLDEIHVKGMEDTSRSTAIKRGVSTILQAVLPQPTGHIGS from the coding sequence GTGAGTAACGCAAAAGTCACCATTGATGTAGGCGTGAATGCCCACGCAGACGGCCTGGAAGACATCAAGCGTCAGGCTGGAGAGGTGGATTCCGCCCAAAAACGCATGGCTGAATCTGGAGGAGAAGCCGCCAAAGTCATGGACGAAGCTTTCAAGCATGCAGCAGACACCCTCAGGGAAGTCAAAAACATGCTTCCAGACATCATCAAAGGCTTTCAGGACATTGCTGCCGTTCAGGGTGCTGCAGGAACAGGCCTTGGAGATGTGGTCAAAGAAATCAAAGCCCTGCAAGCCGGCCAGAACCACACCATCCTGCCCGAAATCCTCAAGCAGCTTCAGGACCTCAAAAACCACCCAGGCCCAGCTGGAAGCCCCAGCAGGACCAACCCCCTGAAAGACAACAGCCCTGATGGGTTGCTGCAGCGCGTGCAAGGCAACCTGATTACCACAGATGCTTACCTGAATGCAGCCAGCAGGCCCAGCGACTTTGTGAGCATCCAGCGCCGCTTGGGGATTGCACAAAGCCTGCTTGGGCAAGCCGCGCAGGGTGGAGCCGACCAGCAGCGCGTTCAGGAACTCACCAACCGCATCAACGAACTCACCAAGGCCCTGCAGGACGCCAAAGAAGCTTACCGCAACACCAACCCAAATCCAGGACCTGGCCCTGCAGGTGGAGGTGGGCCCGGGGCACCTGGCGGCCCACCCCCTGCAGACGCTGGCAGTGAAGGTGGCGGTGCGGCAAACATGGCTTTGCAGGCCCTCAGCATGTTCCGCACCGGTGGACTGATGGGCAGTGTGCTTGGAAGGCTTGGCATCCCCGGTCTGGTGATCGGTGGAACGATGGGCGCCGTCAATTACCTGGACAGGAGCATCACCCGCTCCAATGACGTGGCACGCCGCACCGTGCAGGCAGATGCAGACCTGGCACGCCAATACGGTTACGAGAAAGAACCCCTCACCCTGTTCCGCGGCAAAGACCTGCTCACCTTGCCTGAACTGGCAAAACTGGGTTACACCGCAGCCGATGCCGGACAGGTTGCCGCCACCTACAACCTCCCAGGTGGAATGCGTGGGGATGTCACCAACCTGCTGAAATTTAGCCGGGTGACGGGCATGGATGAAGGCGTCACCGCCCAAGCTGGACGGACCCTCAGCCTCACCGGGGCCCTCGGCAGGGGCGACAACCTCAAAGGTCTGGAGACCCTGAAAATGGCGATCTCTGAAGGCATCAAGGTGGGGGTGGCTGGAAGTGACACCATCCGGCAACTGGTGAATTACGCCGAAGCCAACTACAAAAACGGCATCACCAGCAACCAGCAAAGCCTGCAATACATGGCCGGTTTGCAGCAAGCCCTGGCCGGCACCGGCAACCGGGCCCTGCAGGGCGAGGCAGGGGCCAAAGCAATGGACAGCCTCATGGGAGGCATCACCGGCAAGGACAATTACGCCCAGCAAGCCTACCTGTTCCAGAGCACAGGAGGCTTTTCCGCCAAGGAACTGGGGCTCACTGGGGATGAAGCCAAAGGGTATGAGTCCCTGCAGAAAAGCAGCCCATTCATGGCCTTCCAGCAAGCCCTGAATTTGATTCGGGCTGGACGGGGCAGCGGGGCCAGCAAAACCAAACTGGCCCAGGCCATGTATGACGCTTCGGGCGGCAACGCAGCCATCCTGTCCGGCATGTTGTCCGATTGGGGACTTGAAGGAGACCAGCAGCTGCAGTTCCTCGGGCAAAAAGGCAGCTTCGTGGGCACCTTCAAAGAAGCCCAGAAGCAGACCGGGAACTTCTCAAAAGCCGGCCCAATGGAAGACCCGCAAGGCCGCAATTACCTGGACTACTCCACCCGGTACAAAGATGCCAGCGTGAAGGAAACCGAATGGCTGAACTCAGCCACCAGCCTGAAACTCACCGGCACCCTCGAAAACCAGCTGGCAAAATTCAGGTCCGACCTTGCCAAGCTTGCCGCAGGGGTGCTGGACACCAACTCCATCCTGCAAGAAGGAAAACTCAATGGGAATCCAGGCGGCAACAGCCAGCAATGGATGGTGAAGTCCACCGCCCAAGTGCCCCAGGACCGCACCCTTTGGGCCCTCGGGATGGTGGAGAGCACAGGCGGCAGAAACCCCAACATGGACAAAGGCTCAGCCCGGGGCGTTTACCAGCTGCAGGCCCAAAATTTGATTGGGTGGGATCCGAAAAACCCCAATCCTGCAGGGGATTACGACAAGAAGTACTTGGGCTATGAAATCAAAGGCGCCGATGGCAAGCCCCTCACCAACCTGCAAGAGGCACGCCAGTGGATCACCGACCACCCAGAAGAAGCCGAAAAGATTGCCCGGGGTTTCATCAATGATTACACCAAACAGGTCCGGGCCAAGTATGAAAAGCAAGGCACCAAGTTCGGCAGCGAAGCCGAGCGGGACATCATGGTTGCTGCAGCCGTGGGTGCCTTGTGGCACAACGGCGGCAACTGGAACGGCATGATGAAAGACGGCAAACTGCTGTTGCCCAAGCAGTTCAGCCAAAAGCCCCATGCAGACGGGATCAGCGACTACCACTATGGCCTGAAGATCTTCAATGCACTGGTGGGCCAAGCCACCCAGTTTGATGCCCAGCCAGCATCCCGCACGGTCCCCCAACCAGGCAAAGAAACCCCGGATCATGACTTGAGCCAGTTGAACCCCACCGCCCTCAAGAGCAGCACCAACATCACCACGGCCCTCACCACCCTCGGGGCCACAAAGATCAACCTGGAAGTGGGCACCCCTTACAGCCAGCAGATCCGCAAGCAGTACCCCGGCCTGCCAGCCACCCACCAGGGGGTTGATTTCCGCATCGGCAACAAAAGCACCAAAGACCCCATCAAAAACCCGTTCATTGGTGCCCAGGTGCTCAGGGCCCTTCCGGGCACCAAAGACAACAACCAAAACGATGGGTACGGCAACATGCTGGAATTGAAGCTCAAAAACGGCATGGTTGCAAGGCTGGCCCACCTGGACGCCATCAAAGTCAAAGCCGGACAGGTGCTGAAAGAAGGGGACCTGTTGGGCATCGAGGGCAATTCAGGTGCAGCAGATGGCATCCACCTGCACATGGAGCTCTTGAAAGAGGGCAAAGCCATCACCGATGAAACGGCGTGGTGGAGTGCATTCCTGGAGGCCACCACCAACCTGAAAGCCCCCAAACCTGCACCCCCCAAAACCACCCCGAAAAAAAACACCCAGAAGCCGGTGTATGGGCCCCCTCAGAAGCAAACCACCCCCAAGAAGACCACCCCCCTGCTTCCACCAGTGATCCCCAAACCCTCAGAGGTCTTCACCCCCAAGCCGGCATCTCCGAAAACCACCCCCAAGCCCAGCAAGACACCTCAGCCCAAACCATCCAAAACGCCGCCTGTCACACCCACCGTGAAACCCACTGGCGCCCCAATCCCAGGAGGCACCCCTTTGCTGACCCCTTTGCTGCCCAAGCCAGGCGACCTGCTGTTGCCCCCTGGACTGTCCGGCACCCAATCCAATAGGCCACAAGAACAGCGGATCTTGGTGCAGGTGATCGGGCTTGATGAAATTCACGTCAAAGGGATGGAAGACACCTCCAGGTCCACAGCCATCAAACGCGGGGTGTCCACCATCTTGCAAGCCGTTTTGCCACAACCCACAGGACACATCGGATCATGA
- a CDS encoding VOC family protein, with protein sequence MPSPIDPKLTLGEVALTVRNLDTQMGFYQQVIGLTLLAREDGKAVLGTQDGHPLVSLFHNPGAKPAPSNATGLYHLAIAFPTRPDLARWLKHVSPLGLRLGQSDHKTHEAFYLNDPEGNGIEIYQDWPAEQWPMKDGMMTAPDTTAIDIPGLLRTLAPGDAGWKGAPTGTRMGHVHLKMNDGARTRQFFEGVLGFFITADLMGAVFAGAGGYHHHIGTNAWHSKGGPAQPEGTLGLRHYTIELSSTQELERVTQQLQDAGVKVVKHEAGLFVKDPAGLPLLIRPQPSTAESALSALNPAFSPVH encoded by the coding sequence ATGCCCAGTCCTATTGATCCCAAACTGACTCTCGGCGAAGTGGCTCTCACCGTCCGCAACCTCGACACCCAGATGGGCTTCTACCAGCAGGTGATCGGCCTGACCCTGCTGGCCCGTGAAGACGGCAAAGCCGTGCTGGGCACCCAGGATGGCCACCCCCTGGTCTCCCTGTTCCACAACCCCGGTGCCAAACCCGCCCCTTCGAACGCCACCGGACTGTACCACCTGGCCATCGCCTTCCCCACCCGCCCTGACCTCGCCCGCTGGCTGAAACACGTCAGCCCCCTGGGTTTGCGGCTGGGACAGTCGGACCACAAAACCCACGAGGCCTTCTACCTGAACGACCCCGAAGGCAACGGCATTGAGATCTACCAGGACTGGCCTGCCGAGCAGTGGCCGATGAAAGACGGCATGATGACCGCCCCGGACACCACTGCCATTGACATCCCTGGCCTGCTCAGGACCCTGGCCCCCGGTGATGCTGGATGGAAAGGGGCCCCTACAGGGACCCGTATGGGACACGTGCACCTGAAGATGAACGACGGGGCCCGCACCCGGCAGTTCTTTGAAGGTGTGCTGGGGTTCTTCATCACCGCCGACCTGATGGGAGCCGTGTTCGCTGGAGCAGGAGGCTACCACCACCACATCGGCACCAACGCCTGGCACAGCAAAGGTGGACCTGCCCAGCCCGAAGGCACCCTGGGACTCAGGCACTACACCATCGAACTCTCCAGCACCCAGGAACTGGAACGGGTCACACAGCAACTCCAGGATGCCGGAGTCAAAGTGGTGAAACACGAAGCCGGACTTTTTGTGAAAGACCCCGCAGGCCTCCCCCTGCTGATCCGTCCCCAGCCCTCCACCGCTGAAAGTGCCCTTTCTGCCCTGAACCCTGCTTTCAGTCCTGTTCACTGA
- a CDS encoding DNA/RNA non-specific endonuclease: MIQQEIQRQTPEDAKYYQAIQQAGGFGPFHLKIMNGDSRELNDFFEKSHLNFVDETSSLEKQAITDCPRLFPPEDRGLRKVGRQLSMIDSIGRPQNAQIWYPPKPQSLYSRVACQQQVGAMGQTGDQGGHLIGYTLSGYNKRANMVPQNGNFNTGYWRVIEGYIRECMNSKSATSVHPVLYRVGVAYPNNTTVRPDRFTLTLHKYKIVLGITTPVPEYTILAVFQNQPQGGPNGPVFAANLRADLRSKNFCL, translated from the coding sequence ATGATTCAACAGGAAATCCAGAGGCAGACCCCTGAAGATGCCAAATACTATCAAGCCATTCAGCAAGCTGGTGGTTTCGGACCCTTCCACCTCAAAATCATGAACGGTGACTCCAGAGAACTCAACGATTTCTTTGAGAAAAGCCACCTGAACTTCGTGGATGAAACCAGCAGCCTGGAAAAACAGGCCATCACCGACTGTCCACGGCTTTTCCCACCCGAGGACCGAGGCTTGCGCAAAGTCGGGCGTCAACTGTCCATGATTGACAGCATTGGTCGCCCACAGAACGCTCAAATCTGGTACCCACCGAAACCCCAAAGCCTTTACAGCAGGGTCGCCTGCCAACAGCAGGTTGGTGCCATGGGACAAACAGGAGACCAGGGTGGTCACTTGATCGGCTACACCCTGAGTGGTTACAACAAACGGGCCAACATGGTGCCTCAAAATGGCAATTTCAACACAGGTTATTGGCGGGTGATTGAAGGCTACATCAGAGAATGCATGAACAGCAAATCTGCGACCAGCGTTCACCCTGTCTTGTACCGGGTGGGTGTGGCTTACCCCAACAATACCACTGTGCGTCCTGACCGCTTCACCCTTACACTCCACAAATACAAGATTGTTCTGGGCATCACCACGCCCGTTCCTGAATACACCATCCTGGCTGTTTTCCAAAATCAGCCTCAGGGTGGACCCAATGGTCCTGTCTTCGCCGCCAACCTGCGGGCAGACTTGAGATCCAAAAACTTCTGTCTTTGA
- a CDS encoding MarR family winged helix-turn-helix transcriptional regulator, translating into MGLKEDLQQQGFKTLEEEAMLNLARTMVLLEDHSTQVIHQYGITPTQYNVLRILRGAGSDGLCRNQIRDRMLDRMPDMTRLLDRMEDAGLVERERSTSDRRQVPTRLTEKGLDIVNKLDDPVHQSQQEAFGHLSRGQLITLIETLTQIREKLPVKTPLSHP; encoded by the coding sequence ATGGGTTTGAAAGAAGACCTCCAACAGCAGGGATTCAAAACCCTGGAAGAAGAAGCCATGCTCAACCTCGCCCGCACCATGGTCCTCCTTGAAGACCATTCCACCCAGGTGATTCACCAGTACGGCATCACCCCCACCCAGTACAACGTGCTCCGTATTTTGCGTGGAGCTGGCAGTGATGGCCTGTGCAGGAACCAGATCCGGGACCGGATGCTTGACCGCATGCCTGACATGACCCGCCTGCTCGACCGCATGGAAGACGCTGGCCTGGTTGAACGGGAACGCAGCACCAGTGACCGCCGTCAGGTGCCCACCCGCCTCACCGAAAAGGGCCTGGACATCGTCAACAAACTCGACGACCCGGTGCATCAGTCCCAGCAAGAAGCTTTCGGGCACCTTTCCAGGGGACAGCTGATCACATTGATTGAGACGCTGACACAGATTCGGGAGAAGTTGCCCGTGAAAACCCCACTGTCACACCCTTAA
- a CDS encoding NADP-dependent oxidoreductase, with protein MRAYQVSAAGEQPQLSDLPTPVPTAGTVLIRVKAAGLNPIDNAVAAGMLAHWGLPYAYPVVIGRDAAGIVEAVGEGVDHVKVGDEVLGHVLLAPPISAGTLAEYALLPAAAVTLKPAGLDFTTAAALPLAGASAVQVIDKIDPQPDQTVLVNGASGGVGSFVVQLLAARGVKVVATGKAADNARLKDLGATQVVDHTAGPVADQVRALYPDGVDALINLHGMDPSAVPLGAVRQGGKVSGVAAVPDEATLSAAGLTGGSVMAMPLREVLAPLAEQAASGKLKVAVSEVLSLERAAEGLGRLATGGAGGKLVVTLQD; from the coding sequence ATGCGTGCATACCAAGTTTCAGCTGCTGGCGAACAACCCCAACTCTCTGACCTCCCCACCCCCGTTCCCACTGCAGGCACCGTCTTGATCCGCGTCAAAGCCGCTGGTCTGAACCCCATCGACAACGCTGTCGCTGCTGGCATGCTTGCCCACTGGGGCCTTCCTTACGCGTACCCCGTGGTGATTGGTCGGGACGCTGCCGGAATCGTTGAGGCCGTCGGTGAAGGGGTAGACCACGTCAAGGTGGGTGATGAAGTGCTGGGCCATGTGCTGCTGGCACCCCCCATCTCTGCTGGCACCCTCGCCGAGTACGCCTTGCTCCCCGCTGCAGCCGTCACCCTTAAGCCTGCTGGACTGGACTTCACCACCGCCGCTGCCCTTCCCCTTGCTGGTGCGTCTGCGGTCCAGGTGATTGACAAGATCGATCCCCAACCAGACCAGACCGTGCTGGTCAACGGGGCTTCCGGTGGGGTGGGATCCTTCGTCGTCCAGCTGCTGGCCGCCCGTGGTGTCAAAGTGGTCGCCACCGGCAAAGCTGCCGACAACGCCCGCCTGAAAGACCTGGGGGCAACCCAGGTGGTGGACCACACCGCTGGCCCGGTGGCCGACCAGGTACGTGCCCTCTATCCGGACGGGGTGGACGCCCTGATCAACCTGCACGGCATGGACCCCTCCGCTGTTCCCCTGGGCGCTGTCCGTCAGGGGGGCAAGGTTTCCGGTGTGGCCGCTGTGCCTGACGAGGCCACCCTGAGTGCCGCTGGGCTGACTGGTGGTTCTGTGATGGCCATGCCCCTCCGGGAAGTGCTGGCCCCACTGGCAGAGCAGGCCGCTTCTGGAAAACTGAAAGTGGCGGTGTCTGAAGTGCTCTCCCTGGAGCGTGCAGCTGAAGGCCTGGGACGCCTCGCCACCGGTGGAGCAGGCGGCAAGCTTGTCGTCACCCTGCAGGATTGA
- a CDS encoding VOC family protein: MFEGEKIPYPESPTIGIPPRHQLAPADTSLGKVTLQIADLQRSLDFYTHILGLHVLSQQDNHATLGTKSGHELLVLREKKGVKKAPHRGRLGIYHFALLLPTEGDLGRFVAHVQGAGWHIGMSDHFYSQATYLQDPDGISIEVYRDRPRDQWVVTTHGEIVGSADALDLDSLKKAAGEGPWTGIPEGTVMGHLHFYIDDLKEGERFYHQGLGLSKVGWGFPQGLFVSAGGYHHHIGMNTWAKGSNPSSDDDARLLHWELVLPDAVALEATVQGLEAEGVTVTRSPEGTFASDPWGITVQMLVK; this comes from the coding sequence ATGTTTGAAGGCGAAAAGATCCCTTATCCCGAGAGTCCCACCATCGGCATTCCACCCCGTCACCAGTTGGCCCCCGCAGACACCAGCCTCGGCAAAGTGACCTTGCAGATCGCAGACTTGCAGAGAAGCCTGGACTTTTACACCCACATCCTGGGCCTGCACGTGCTTTCCCAGCAAGACAACCACGCCACGCTGGGCACCAAATCAGGACACGAACTCTTGGTGCTCAGGGAGAAGAAAGGGGTCAAGAAAGCCCCACACCGGGGCAGGCTTGGCATCTACCACTTCGCCCTGCTGCTCCCCACCGAAGGGGACCTGGGGAGGTTCGTGGCCCACGTCCAGGGGGCCGGATGGCACATCGGCATGTCGGACCATTTCTACAGCCAGGCCACCTACCTGCAGGACCCGGATGGGATCAGCATTGAGGTCTATCGGGACCGGCCCCGTGACCAGTGGGTGGTCACCACCCACGGAGAGATTGTGGGTTCAGCCGATGCCCTGGACCTGGACAGCCTCAAGAAGGCTGCGGGTGAAGGCCCATGGACCGGAATTCCAGAGGGCACGGTGATGGGTCACCTGCACTTTTACATCGATGACCTGAAGGAAGGGGAACGGTTCTACCACCAGGGGCTGGGACTGTCCAAAGTGGGCTGGGGTTTCCCTCAAGGCCTGTTCGTCTCGGCTGGAGGGTACCACCACCACATCGGCATGAACACCTGGGCGAAAGGCTCAAATCCTTCCTCCGATGACGATGCGAGGCTCCTCCACTGGGAATTGGTCTTGCCCGATGCTGTTGCCCTGGAGGCCACTGTGCAAGGTCTGGAGGCCGAGGGAGTCACGGTCACCCGCAGCCCGGAAGGCACGTTTGCCAGTGACCCGTGGGGCATCACCGTCCAGATGCTTGTGAAGTGA
- a CDS encoding DoxX family protein has product MTTQNISRPQTSKALHITLWVLQILLAAMFVMTGLMKLAMPVSQLAGQLPWVTSVPEFLVRFIGLAELAGGLGLILPAASRIQPRLTGFAALGLVLVMVLASGFHLTRGEGMMVPMNLIIAAIAAVIAWGRLVKAPIQAR; this is encoded by the coding sequence ATGACCACCCAGAACATCAGCCGCCCCCAGACCTCCAAAGCCCTCCATATTACCCTGTGGGTCCTGCAAATCCTCCTCGCCGCAATGTTCGTGATGACCGGCCTGATGAAACTCGCCATGCCCGTCAGCCAGCTTGCCGGACAGCTCCCCTGGGTCACCAGCGTTCCTGAATTCCTGGTCCGTTTCATTGGCCTCGCTGAACTCGCCGGAGGGCTCGGCCTGATCCTGCCCGCAGCAAGTCGCATCCAGCCCCGCCTGACCGGGTTTGCTGCACTGGGCCTCGTGCTGGTGATGGTGCTGGCCAGTGGCTTCCACCTCACCCGCGGTGAAGGCATGATGGTCCCCATGAACCTGATCATCGCTGCAATCGCTGCTGTGATCGCCTGGGGCCGCCTTGTGAAAGCCCCCATCCAGGCCCGCTGA
- a CDS encoding helix-turn-helix transcriptional regulator: MNVHPGEYLKLEMDSRNETLQDLAAVLKIPEHQLQDVLNGKSPFTPQMASLLEKHWGSSGFMLLECQKDLDGEALDG, translated from the coding sequence ATGAATGTCCATCCCGGCGAGTACCTGAAGCTGGAAATGGACAGCCGCAATGAAACCCTCCAGGATCTCGCTGCTGTGCTAAAAATTCCTGAACACCAGCTGCAAGATGTGTTGAATGGAAAAAGCCCTTTTACCCCTCAAATGGCTTCGTTGTTGGAAAAGCACTGGGGAAGCAGCGGATTTATGTTGCTGGAATGCCAAAAAGACCTAGATGGCGAGGCCCTGGACGGCTGA